The genomic DNA TCGTTATTCTACGTTTTCATTTCTTTTCTGTTATTTTACGCCTTTCGTCCACTTGTCAACAAGATCTTGATGATTCTCGACAAATTGTTGTCCAGCTTTGGCTGGATCTGTGCCATTTTGAATACTTAACATGACTTTGTTCATGTCATCTTTTGTCCAGTGGTATTGGTTTAAAATCTTATATGCAGCGGGTGCATCTTCTTTCAGGCCTTTACGAGTAACCGTGTAAATATCGTCTGGGTCACCGTAAACGTTTTTCGGATCCTTCAGGTATTTCAAATCCCATTTATTAAATGCCCAGTGCGGTGACCAAAGGGTGACAACAATTGGTTCATGTGCCTTGATGGCAGCGCCAAGAGCAGCTGTCATCGCCGATCCAGAACTAGGTTTAACTTGCCAATTGTCTTTTAGTCCATACTTTGGTAGCAATTCATTTTTAGTGATAATCATTTCACCAGCCCCAGGGCTAATGCCAGTAATGGTCCAATCGAGTTGCTGGCCTAGTTCGGAGTTATTTTTCAAATCACTCACCGAATTAACATCTTTCATGTATTTAGGAACCGCAAGTCCAAGAGGTGCGCCATCAACATTCGTGCGAATCCTATTAACTTGATTTTTATATTTCTTCCAGTAACTTGAGTGTGTATGCGGTAACCACGCAGCAAGTGTTGCATCTGCTGACCCGTCCGCTACACTGGAGAACATCGTTCCAACACCGACTTGTTTCAAAGTTACGTTATAACCGACATTTTCGAGAACCGCCTTCAGTACATTATGGTTGGCAATGGCAGAAGCATATGTATCAAGCGCGATTGTTAGATTTTTTTTACCGAGTTCAACACTGCTTTGTGAGTTGTCATCTTTGTCGGCATTGCTATTCTCATCATTGTTACCTCCTTGATTGCCGCAAGCACTTAACACCAAGAAAATCGCAAGTAAAAATGATGACAATATCAGCCACTTTTTCTTCATAAGTATGTATTCAATCCTTTCTAATAAGTTATATATTAGAATACACCGAATTCATCCTATTATTCAAATTGCAAAAAGTCGGATGACAAGTTAAATGGACCCACATATAGAGATTGAACAATGTTTCAATATTGTTAGGGACAATTTAATGATAAAATCAGGGATTTTAAGGTTAACTTGATGAACAAAAATATCCCCTGATAAAATCAGGGGATAAAAGGGGGAGAAGATGTTACTTCCATTATGGGCATATTTTTCTTATTTTATACATGATCAAAAAATTTTTCACAAAAGGGTTATGTTTGGTTATGATTAAGGGAGAAAAGGTGATTGAAATTGGCTGGTTTATTAGCCAGTGATGGGACGGTAATGACTAATGGCAACATGGTACGATTTCATTATCATAATTTTTTCAGGATTAGGTGCGGGAGTCATTAATGTCATGGCTGGTGGTGGCTCATTATTAACGTTACCAGTACTTATATTTTCAGGGTTACCTTCTGATGTTGCCAATGGGACTAATCGGGTAGCGACATTGGCCCATGGGGTGACGACGAGTGTTAGCTTTTCAAGACGCGGTCTGATTAACAAGAAAACGGTTTGCCTGCTTGCTGCGCCAGCATTGATCGGTTCGGTGCTTGGCGCCTTGTTTGCCAATCAGATTTCGGAATCCCTATTCAATAATATTTTAGCCGTTCTTATGGTCGTTATCGTTATTTTTATTATATGGAATCCTCAGACACGAGCTTTCAGCGATACCTTTGCTTTAACAGCTTCCAGGAAGATATCAGCTGTCATCACTTTCTTCGTCATTGGTGTCTACGGTGGTTTCATCCAAGCTGGGGTCGGTATTTTTATTATCCTTGCTTTAACGTCGATCTTCAGGATGTCATTGGTGCAATCGAACGCCTATAAGATGGTGGTTATTAGTCTATATACGCTGCTTGCGCTAGGGGTATTTATTTACAACGGCAACGTTAATTGGATCCTAGGCGCAGCATTGGCTGCCGGCAATGCTGCGGGTGGATGGATCGGTGCGCAACTGGCTTTTAAGAAAGGGGATAGCATTGTCAAAGTATTTCTCGTCATTGCGGTTATCGGGATGGCCGCTAAATTGTTATTTTTTTAGTAAGGCTGGGACAAATCTAAAAGAGGATACTCAGGAAGCTGAACAATAAGATATGAAAACAAGTTCTAAGCGGAGTCAAAATACGTAGACGCCCGCGGCAAGCGAAGAATTTTGACGAAGCGATGATAGGAATAACTATTCTAAACAAATCATCCGAACGGATTAATCAACAAGTTCGGATGATTTTGTGACGAATACTTTTTGTCCCAGCCTCCTTTTCATGATTTAGAGCGGTAAGTCACGACTGCGAAAGGTCAAAATGGCGATTACATACAAGAAGGCACCACCGACGAATAATCCGGCGCTAATGGCCATAACGTGTGCACTCCCATAGATGATGTCTTGTGGCTGATAAAGGGAAAAGATTGAGATGTGCTTCATCCAAGCTAGACCATCACTCATTTTACCGACCATATTTAAAATGTAGAAGAGTAAGGTGACAGTTGTTGAACAGCTGAGTGCACGCTTTTCATCGTTAAATAAGCAAGAAAAAAAGAAAGTATAGCCGCTAATGACGAAAAACAATAGCAGACCAATCACGTTCATTTGAATGTATCGTGCAACATGCAAATCAGGTTGGTTGATGAATATGGCTACCCCAAGTAAACCGCCACCTATTGCAAACAAGATAATCAAGACTAAGCCTGTGATCAATTGCGTCATTTGGGTAATAGCGATTTTTACTCTTGAATTCGGTGTTGACAGTAAATAGGCCATGGATCCGCGATCAACCAATCGGGCGATGAGTTTGGTGCCAGTCACAATGC from Tuberibacillus sp. Marseille-P3662 includes the following:
- a CDS encoding glycine betaine ABC transporter substrate-binding protein — protein: MKKKWLILSSFLLAIFLVLSACGNQGGNNDENSNADKDDNSQSSVELGKKNLTIALDTYASAIANHNVLKAVLENVGYNVTLKQVGVGTMFSSVADGSADATLAAWLPHTHSSYWKKYKNQVNRIRTNVDGAPLGLAVPKYMKDVNSVSDLKNNSELGQQLDWTITGISPGAGEMIITKNELLPKYGLKDNWQVKPSSGSAMTAALGAAIKAHEPIVVTLWSPHWAFNKWDLKYLKDPKNVYGDPDDIYTVTRKGLKEDAPAAYKILNQYHWTKDDMNKVMLSIQNGTDPAKAGQQFVENHQDLVDKWTKGVK
- a CDS encoding sulfite exporter TauE/SafE family protein translates to MATWYDFIIIIFSGLGAGVINVMAGGGSLLTLPVLIFSGLPSDVANGTNRVATLAHGVTTSVSFSRRGLINKKTVCLLAAPALIGSVLGALFANQISESLFNNILAVLMVVIVIFIIWNPQTRAFSDTFALTASRKISAVITFFVIGVYGGFIQAGVGIFIILALTSIFRMSLVQSNAYKMVVISLYTLLALGVFIYNGNVNWILGAALAAGNAAGGWIGAQLAFKKGDSIVKVFLVIAVIGMAAKLLFF
- a CDS encoding ABC transporter permease subunit, with the protein product MNAALFKTMFKANAKSIFSYAFGTMLYLWLVIWIYPSMADTKGIQDIMKQMPEGMLKAFNVSASFNSLGAFIANEFYGLLFIIILAIFSIVTGTKLIARLVDRGSMAYLLSTPNSRVKIAITQMTQLITGLVLIILFAIGGGLLGVAIFINQPDLHVARYIQMNVIGLLLFFVISGYTFFFSCLFNDEKRALSCSTTVTLLFYILNMVGKMSDGLAWMKHISIFSLYQPQDIIYGSAHVMAISAGLFVGGAFLYVIAILTFRSRDLPL